In Humulus lupulus chromosome 7, drHumLupu1.1, whole genome shotgun sequence, the following are encoded in one genomic region:
- the LOC133791196 gene encoding proliferating cell nuclear antigen: MLELRLVQGSLLKKVLEALKDLVTDANFDCSATGFSLQAMDSSHVALVALLLRSEGFEHYRCDRNLSMGMNLNNMSKMLKCAGNDDIITIKADDGSDTVTFMFESPTQDKIADFEMKLMDIDSEHLGIPEAEYHAIVRMPSSEFARICKDLSSIGDTVVISVTKEGVKFSTRGDIGTANIVCRQNSTVDKPEEATVIEMNEPVSLTFALRYMNSFTKATPLSNTVTISLSSELPVVVEYKIAEMGYVRFYLAPKIEEDEEETKA; the protein is encoded by the exons ATGTTGGAGTTGCGGTTGGTTCAGGGTTCGCTATTGAAGAAGGTCCTTGAGGCGCTCAAGGACCTCGTCACTGATGCCAACTTCGATTGTTCGGCGACTGGGTTCTCTCTCCAGGCCATGGATTCGAGCCATGTGGCCCTGGTGGCGCTGCTGCTCAGATCGGAGGGCTTTGAGCACTACCGATGTGATAGGAATCTTTCTATGGGTATGAACCTCAACAACATGTCCAAGATGCTCAAGTGTGCCGGAAATGATGATATCATTACTATCAAGGCCGACGATGGCAGTGACACTGTCACCTTCATGTTTGAAAGTCCCA CGCAAGACAAAATTGCTGACTTTGAGATGAAGCTAATGGACATTGATAGTGAACATCTCGGTATTCCAGAAGCCGAATACCATGCTATTGTTAGGATGCCTTCATCTGAGTTTGCTAGAATTTGTAAAGATCTTAGCAGCATTGGTGATACTG TTGTCATTTCTGTGACCAAGGAGGGTGTTAAGTTCTCCACAAGAGGAGATATTGGGACTGCTAACATAGTTTGCAGGCAAAATTCAACAGTAGATAAG CCAGAAGAAGCAACAGTTATAGAGATGAATGAGCCAGTTTCTTTGACGTTTGCTCTGAGGTATATGAATTCCTTTACAAAGGCAACTCCATTGTCAAACACTGTTACGATCAGCTTGTCCTCTGAATTGCCTGTTGTGGTTGAGTACAAGATCGCAGAGATGGGTTATGTTAGGTTCTACTTGGCTCCTAAGATAGAAGAGGACGAAGAAGAGACGAAGGCTTGA